In the Enterococcus rotai genome, GAAGATGAAGGGGATTATTTTAATTGGTTTTATGGGAGCGGGGAAAACCACTGTGGGAAAACTGCTTTCAGAAAAAACGGGTATGGAACACATCGATTTTGATGATAAAATCGTTGAAGAAATAGGAATGACAATTCAAGAATATTTTGATTTACACGGTGAAGAAGCATTTAGAGAACGAGAAACGAATGTCTTAAAACGCTATATTGATCATAATCAAGTTGTATCAACAGGTGGCGGCATTGTCATGAGACCGGAGAATCGGGAACTATTAAAGCAAATGGCACCTGTTATCTATTTACAAACAAAGCCAGAAGTGTTTATTCCGCGTTTAAAACACGATCATACCACTGTTAGACCTTTAGTTGTGTCAAAATCCCCAGAGGAAATTAGACAGGTTTTTGAGCCTCGTATCCCTTTTTATGAAGAGAGTTCTAGCTTAGTTGTTGCGACAGATGATCGAACGCCAGAAGAGATTGTTCATGAAATTCTAGAAAATATATAGGTAGGTGAGTCAATGAAAGTCGGTTATTTAGGTCCAGAAGCTTCTTTTACTCATAATGCAACTAGAACTGCCTTTCCAAATGAGGAATTGGTTTCGTATCATTCAATTCCTGCGTGTATTAAAGGGGTTGAATTTGGGGAGGTCGATCTAGGCGTCGTACCAATTGAAAATACGATTGAAGGCTCTGTTAACACTACGGTAGATTATCTTTTTCATCAGACAACCATTCCGGTCGGAGCCGAAATTGTACTACCGATCTATCAACAATTTATGGTGTCTAAAAAGAATCAAGCGCGATGGCTTGAAACAACGAAAATCATGTCACATCCACAAGCTTTAGCGCAATCACAAGAATTTATTCGTACTTATTTTCCACTGGCTGAGCTTGAGGCAACACCATCCACTGCCTATGCCGCAAATTTTGTTGCCAGTCATCCAAACCAAAAAATCGCAGCGATTGCACCGAAAATGTCTGCTGAAACGTATGATCTTGAAATAGTTGGGAAAGATATTCAAGATGTAGAAATCAATCAAACACGATTTTGGGTTTTAGGCGCCGAAAAAATTGAGTTACCAATTCAATCAGAACACCAGAAGCTGACAATTGCTTTGACGATGCCAAATAATATGCCAGGTGCACTGCATAAAGCATTATCAGCATTTAGCTGGCGAGATATTGACTTGAGCAAAATCGAGTCACGTCCATTAAAAACAACATTGGGAGAATATTTCTTTTTAATTGATATCAACGTTCAAAAACCACAATTATTACTGGATAACGCTTTAGAAGAAATACGTTTAATGGGTGGAACTGTAAAAATATTCGGAAATTATGCGATTCATCCAATCAACGGGGTATAAAGATCTGAAAAGGTCTTTTTATTTTTTGTTAAATTTTAACTAACTAATAGGAATTTCTATTAAAATAAGGTATGCTTATAACTGTTGTTAATTGATAGTGAGGTGGAAATAATGAGCCGCGTGGATCGTTATAAACATATACATGATAAAGCAAAACCAATAGAAGAGAAAAATTCCTTTAATCCTAGAAAAGAAAAAAATCATTCTGAAGAACCTAGACAAAGCTATTATCGAGGACTAGAAACATTTCCTGACCAAGAGCCCACAGAGCATCAGGAAAACTATTCGGGACAAGACAATTCAAATGGCCCGTCAAAACAAATACCCAAAAAAGAGAAAAAACCAAAAAAAATCAGAAAAAAGAGAAGATTTAGTTGGCCTAAAAGAATTGCATTATTCTTTGTCTTGCTGATTGTTTTAGCTGTAGGATTCTTTTTTAAAGGTAAATCATATGCAGAAAATGATGCATCTTTGCCTAAAGAAGCACTTGAAACATTTAATGGTGTGAAAAGTGCAAACGGCGCCAACAATATTTTGATTTTGGGTAGTGATACAAGAGGAGAAGATGCTGGACGTGCAGATACCATAATGGTACTACAATTAGACGGACCATCTAAAAAGCCTAAATTGATTTCATTTATGCGAGATATATTCGTTGATATTCCAGGCTATGATGCAAATAAAATCAACGCTTCTTATGCTCTAGGCGGTGCGGATTTAGTTCGCCAAACATTAGCGGAAAATTTCAATATTCAATGTAGATATTATGCGAAAGTTGATTTTCAATCCTTTGAAAAAATTGTTGATTCGATGTTCCCAAGCGGAGTTAAAATCGATGCTGAAAAAGACTTGAATTTAGATGGTGTCGATATCGCCAAAGGGCAGCAAAGTATGGACGGGCATACACTTTTACAATATTCTCGTTTTAGAAAAGATGAAGAAGGCGACTTTGGTCGTGTTCGCCGTCAGCAACAAGTGATGTCGGCTGTTATGGGGCAGTTGAAAAATCCTTTAGCATTACTTCGTACACCTGAATCATTAGGACGTTTAGTTGGTTATATGTCTACAGATATCCCGACGACGTTTATGTTGAAAAATGGTCCTTCTTTGATGCTAAAAGGTGGAAGTGGGATTGAACGCTTAGCGGTTCCAGTAGAAGGTTCATGGAGTAACGATGAAAGCTACTATGCTGGGAGCATTCTTCAAATTGATTTAGAAACGAATCAAAAGGCAGTTCAAGAATTTCTTGGGCAATGAGGATTTTATTTAAATATTAACTGATTTATGCTATATTTATACTAACGTGCAAAATGAGTGAAACGAGGTTACAAAATGAAAATTGCTGTTGTGACAGATAGTACAGCCTATTTACCCGAGCGAATTAAGAACTCTCCTAATCTGTTTATTATCCCCATTCCAGTTATTTTAGATGGTAAGATATATAACGAAGGTGTCGATATCGAAGCTGATGAATATTATGAGCTATTAAATAATAGTAACGAGTTTCCAACAACTTCTCAACCTGCATTAGGCGAAGTGATTGAACTCTACAAAGAAATTGCTGCTAAGGGATATGATACGATTATCAGTATTCATCTTTCTTCTGGGATTTCAGGTTTTGTGAATACATTATTTTCACTAACGGATTCAATCGATGGTGTTACACTTTATCCTTATGACTCTAAAATTACAAGTGTGCCAATGGGGCATATGGTAGAAGCTGCTTTAGATTTAATCAAAGAAAATGCTAGTCTAGAAGATATTTTTGCTAAGCTAGACATCATTCGTGATAACACGTACGCTTATTTAATTGTTGAGGATTTGAACAATTTGGTACGTGGTGGTCGTTTAACGAATGGAGCAGCTCTGATTGCCGGTTTATTAAAAATC is a window encoding:
- the pheA gene encoding prephenate dehydratase — protein: MKVGYLGPEASFTHNATRTAFPNEELVSYHSIPACIKGVEFGEVDLGVVPIENTIEGSVNTTVDYLFHQTTIPVGAEIVLPIYQQFMVSKKNQARWLETTKIMSHPQALAQSQEFIRTYFPLAELEATPSTAYAANFVASHPNQKIAAIAPKMSAETYDLEIVGKDIQDVEINQTRFWVLGAEKIELPIQSEHQKLTIALTMPNNMPGALHKALSAFSWRDIDLSKIESRPLKTTLGEYFFLIDINVQKPQLLLDNALEEIRLMGGTVKIFGNYAIHPINGV
- a CDS encoding DegV family protein, which codes for MKIAVVTDSTAYLPERIKNSPNLFIIPIPVILDGKIYNEGVDIEADEYYELLNNSNEFPTTSQPALGEVIELYKEIAAKGYDTIISIHLSSGISGFVNTLFSLTDSIDGVTLYPYDSKITSVPMGHMVEAALDLIKENASLEDIFAKLDIIRDNTYAYLIVEDLNNLVRGGRLTNGAALIAGLLKIKPILTFEDGKIVLFEKIRSTKKAFARAEAIIGKRDQEIGRPVKLYVIHANNLAVAEEEKAKLQIKYPNAVIEIGHFNPVIGTHLGEKAIALCISAQ
- a CDS encoding shikimate kinase, producing the protein MKGIILIGFMGAGKTTVGKLLSEKTGMEHIDFDDKIVEEIGMTIQEYFDLHGEEAFRERETNVLKRYIDHNQVVSTGGGIVMRPENRELLKQMAPVIYLQTKPEVFIPRLKHDHTTVRPLVVSKSPEEIRQVFEPRIPFYEESSSLVVATDDRTPEEIVHEILENI
- a CDS encoding LCP family protein, translated to MSRVDRYKHIHDKAKPIEEKNSFNPRKEKNHSEEPRQSYYRGLETFPDQEPTEHQENYSGQDNSNGPSKQIPKKEKKPKKIRKKRRFSWPKRIALFFVLLIVLAVGFFFKGKSYAENDASLPKEALETFNGVKSANGANNILILGSDTRGEDAGRADTIMVLQLDGPSKKPKLISFMRDIFVDIPGYDANKINASYALGGADLVRQTLAENFNIQCRYYAKVDFQSFEKIVDSMFPSGVKIDAEKDLNLDGVDIAKGQQSMDGHTLLQYSRFRKDEEGDFGRVRRQQQVMSAVMGQLKNPLALLRTPESLGRLVGYMSTDIPTTFMLKNGPSLMLKGGSGIERLAVPVEGSWSNDESYYAGSILQIDLETNQKAVQEFLGQ